The DNA segment TTGCCGATTTTGTGAATGTCTCCCTTGACCGTCCCCAGGATGACGGTTCCACGCCTGGTTCTTTCCTCTCCTCGCTTCAGGATTTCAGGCTCGAGGATCTTCATGGCCGCATTGAAGGTATTGCTCGCACGGATCAGCTCGGGCAGGTAGACTTCCCCGCGGTTGAACTTGTCGCCGATGATCGTCATCCCCTGGGAGAGTCCCTTTTCGATACCCTCAACAGGATCGATTCCCTGGGCGACAAGATCATTGGCCACCTTTTGGACTTTCTCCTCGTCGAGTTCCAGAATTGCCTCCTTCAACTCTTCAAAGACTCTTGCCGTAACCATCGAATCCTCCTTCTTGTTGGTCAAGTGCAACTGGAAAACGGCCCTTCCGTTTCTTGAACGATTCTTCCGACCAGTTGTAAACCTCCCTTCGGCAATACAGGTAGACCGGAAACTCGGTGGTGTTCGTTCCGGGGCATCTCTCAGCGGCAACTGGTTGGTCTGCAATGAAAAAGGTCGACTCACCTCCCCGAACGAATCAGAGGGGAATACCCAGATTCGAGAGTTCCTTCCTCATCTTCCTGTCGAAATCGACGTACTCCTTGCCCGGTACCCTCCTGGCGACGTCCCAGCATTCGGCGTACTTCTTCCCGAGAGGAGGGCTGGCCAGATTGCCTTCGTACCTTTCAAGCAGCTTCTTCACGATTCCGTTGGCCTCCTTACGGGTCATCCCAACTACCCGATGGGCCACTTCCGAGGCCAATCGGGGTTCCATGGGGGTGAAATGGTCCACATGGGTCGCCTTTGCAACACCCCCGAATTCGATGGACCCTCCCGATACGACTGTGGTGGTGATGGCCGAGGCGATTTCGTAGTAGACCATCTCCGTCATCGGCCCGGCTGCCGCGTAGCTTATGACCAGAAGGGGAAAATGGCTGTTACGGCTGATAGCCTGGTTGCTGACACTCACGGCCCAGGTCACGTCCCGGGTAGTGGTGCAGCCGTAGTTGAAATGGGTGGGGAAGGTGAGGTGCAGAGAGGCCCTCATGGTGATGATCCCGCTCAGGTGATAGGCCACGTTGGTAACCGCTGTTCCTTCCGGTCCTCCACAGTAACCACCGAGAATCGGGGCGGTCTCAGCACAGATGTGGCCGCCGAAGGTGGTAAGAAAGGCGATCTCGTTGAAGCGCTGATATTCCAGTTTCAATTCGGCCGTATGTCCGACAGGCCATCCATCCGACGGTCTCAAGCCGAACTGGGTCCCGGCGATCTTGGCAGTATCTGTTCCGGCATTGGCAATCGAATTCATGATCGGAAGGCCCGGCCGACCACCCCGGCGCAGTGCCTCGCGGCCCAGGACGACCGCCCGGATGGATGCAAGAACCTCGAGTGGAGAACCGGTCCTTACGGTCCGTCCGTTTATCGAGACGATGGAAGGGGCCGTTATGGAGTCTGCCAGGGGCATGAAACCGGCATAGGCTTCCACTATGCTCGCGAAGAGTTCCTCATTGGATACGGCCGCTCCGCCGGCGCCTATGAAGCACCAAGGACGGGCCGTGCTCTCCGGTTTTCTTGCGACAAGGGCCTTCGCATCCTTTCCCTCCCCGAAAACAGGGGCAGAGGGGGCCTGGGCGAGGGCTTCGCAGAGCTCTTCCTCGCTGAAGCGGAGGATCCGTTCCGTGTCAGGGCAGTAGACCCCCACATCGCGAAAGAGTTCAAAACCCGCTTGAAACACCCTGTCGGCCAGGCCGTCATCTGACGGGATGGGGTTGTCGGGGTCATACTTGATCTTGTACTTGGAAACAAGCTCCCGGATCCTGGGAACGAGGATCTCCATGTCGAACTCGCTTTCCGAACAGTACCTGCCGGTCATGACCCGGTCGATCACCTCGTAGAGACTGATCATTTTTTTTTCAACCCTCCTTCCTTGACTCCCGAAGAATACGGAGATTCCCGATTTCTATCGTCTTTCACTTGGGGCTTGCCTCAGCCGTCCCTTTCCTCCGGAAAAGGCGGGCAATAGAACGCCATCTGCACCGATCCACCCTCTGGGTTCTAAGGATCCCTCACCCTGGTTCCGGGGACTATTCCTGGAGGATAAACAGGATCCGATGCCAGCGTCTCGGTCATCAGTGACCGCCAAGACAGGCCGTCAGATCCGATATGTCCTTGATATCTTCAAGGTTTTGTATTTTTTCGATGGCGGACTCGATCTCTTGCTCCTCGAGGCTGTAGGAGGCCTGGTCTCTGAACTTGTCCTCTACCTCTTCCATCGTCAAGGGATTGAGAGGATCTCCCCTCGGGATCTCCACGTATTTTTCGAGTCCGGTCCCGTCCCTCCTGACGATGGTGACCCTGGCGGCTATCCTATCCTTTTCGAAATAAGCCCTGTCGATGTCAGGATCTATTTCGACCCTGACCTTTCTCGAGACTCCCAATACTTCTTTGCTTTCAAGGTTCTCGGCCGTATACCAGGCGGGCCCGGGCCTCTGCCCCATCAAGACCATGGCCGCGGTATAGGGCAGACTGAATTGGGCATCCACCATGCCTGCAGGCCCGTATATCTCCTGTCTTTTCACCCAGGCAAAGGAATGGACGGTCACCTCCTCCACCTCTTCTGCCTTCAAGCCGTGTTGCTCCTTGAGTTCCCTGACGCAGTCGAGGGCAGCGTGCTGCCACCTGCACGAAGAATAGGGTTTGATCGCGATGTCGTCCACCTCGTATTCAGTTCCCAGTCCCCTTGTCATCCCATCAAAATCGCACCGGTCCGATCCTGCCATGATCCAGAATCCGTTCTCCCCATCCAGTATGTGCCTGTTTCCGACAAACCCGTGGGAAGCGAGGACCGCCGCTGTCGCCCCTGTCCAGGCGGGCCATCCAGTGGGCTCTTTGACCCAATGGATCGGCCGCTCCTCCATGTCCCACCCCCATTTCTGGGTGTTCGGGAGCGGTGCTGTCGCTCCCGCTACACCGAAGGCGTCGAGCATCCGCTCAGTATCAAAGCCCAGAATCTTGCCTGCAGAGACGACGGCACCAAAGGTCTGCCAGGTTCCCACGCCCCAGACCTTTTGAAGCCTCTCGTAGGAGGGCTGGATCGCTTTTCCTATGCGGTCGGCCACATCGTAGCCGATGAGGATGGCATTGATGACTTCTTTGCCAGACGCCTTTTTCCACTCTCCCATGGCCAGGGCGGCGGGAATGATCGAAGCTCCGGGATGGCCGATCCCGAAGAGCGTGTCGTCGTAGTCGAGGGCATTGGCAGTGGTCCCGTTGACAAAGGCAGCTTGAATCGTAGGGACCTTCAGCCCTCCGCCCACTATGGTGGCCTCTTCGCTCCCTCCCATGTTCTTGACGGGTGTCATAATAGCCCTTCCGAGACCTGTCTGGCAGCCCCCGAACATGCAGCCGATGCTGTCGAGAACGAAGAGTTTCGCCTTCTCGACGACCCGTGCGGGATAGTCCTCAAAGGATCTCTCCACCGCATACGAGGCGAGCTCCCTTGTAACCCATCTTTTCATCGGGGTCTCCTTTCCGTCCAGCTCCGTTATGATTCGTTGCTCCAAAGGTGAGGGTGATAGGCGAAGCCCGGTTCAGTACCTGAATTTCAGATCATATTTTCTCATCTCCTCTCGTACCTTTCCGTAAAGGTCGAGATACTCGGCGGTCGGCTCCAGGGTTTCGACATTGAAACAGTCCTGGAAGCGCTTTCCCACGGGAGCCTCTGGGATTTTCGACTCGTATCTGCTCAGGAGATCCTTCACGATCTCGTTGGCCGTGTCCCGTTTCATACCGAGGGTGGCGTAGGCGACCTCGGTGGAGAACCTCGCCTCCCAGGGATTCTGATGATCAACATGGGCGTTTTTCCCCACCCCGGGCCCTTCGAAGCTGCCTCCTGAGACGAGATCCGTGATCAGTTGGGCCGCGTTTTCATAGAAACACATCTCAGTGCCGGGACCTGCTGAAAGGATCTCGATGGTGATGAGGGGGAACCTGCTGTTTCGGGAGATGGCCTGGTTGCTCAGACTTATGGCCCATAACACGTCTCGGGAGGTATTGCAGGCGTGCTTGAACTGGATGGGAAAGCTGAGGTGGAGTACCCCCCTCTGCACCATCATAGCCTGGAAGTGGTAAGCAACGTTGGCGACGGCAACCCCTTCAGGCCCTCCGCAGTATCCTCCCAGCATCGGCGAGGTTTCGGAGAGGATATTCCCTCCCAGACTCAGTACATAGGCGATCTCGTTCATCCGCTGGTAGTTGATTTTCATCTCGGCCATGGAGCCCATGACCCATCCATCCGACGGTCTCAGCCCAAACTGGCTCCCGGCGATCTTGGAGGCATCGGTCACGGCCGAAGCGATGGAGTTGGTTATGGGCAGGCCGGGCCTCCCGGACTTTCTCAAGGCGGATCTGGAAAGCTCAACCGTCCGGATGCAGGCGAGGATCTCCAGAGGCGTATTGACCACCACCGTCATGCCGTTTATCGTCTTGAGGGACGGAGTGGTGATGGAGTCGGCCATGGGGACCAGGCCGTATCCCTCGACCAGGGTGGACAGCAGGTATTCGTCGGTGCAGGCGGCGCCAACAGCTCCTACAAAGCACCAGGGGGGCAGGTCGCTTTCCGGCGGGCGCACGGGCATGGGCTTGGCGTCCTTGCCTTCGCCGAATACGCTGTTTGTCGGCGCCGTGGCCAGGGCCTCCAGGATTTCTTCTCGTGTGAACTTGATGATCCGCTGCGAATCGACGCAGAAGGTCCCGACTCTCTCGTAAAACTCGAGCCCCGCCTGAAAAAGATCATCTGCCAGTTGATCATTATTCGGAATGGGGTTTTCCGGATCGTACTTGATTCCGTATTTCATTATTATTTCTCTTAGTTCACTGTCAAAACCTAGGTCAAAGTCCATTTCAGAGATGTAAGGCCCTGTC comes from the Deltaproteobacteria bacterium genome and includes:
- a CDS encoding monomethylamine:corrinoid methyltransferase translates to MIGFLEVFKRSQTGPYISEMDFDLGFDSELREIIMKYGIKYDPENPIPNNDQLADDLFQAGLEFYERVGTFCVDSQRIIKFTREEILEALATAPTNSVFGEGKDAKPMPVRPPESDLPPWCFVGAVGAACTDEYLLSTLVEGYGLVPMADSITTPSLKTINGMTVVVNTPLEILACIRTVELSRSALRKSGRPGLPITNSIASAVTDASKIAGSQFGLRPSDGWVMGSMAEMKINYQRMNEIAYVLSLGGNILSETSPMLGGYCGGPEGVAVANVAYHFQAMMVQRGVLHLSFPIQFKHACNTSRDVLWAISLSNQAISRNSRFPLITIEILSAGPGTEMCFYENAAQLITDLVSGGSFEGPGVGKNAHVDHQNPWEARFSTEVAYATLGMKRDTANEIVKDLLSRYESKIPEAPVGKRFQDCFNVETLEPTAEYLDLYGKVREEMRKYDLKFRY
- a CDS encoding corrinoid protein encodes the protein MVTARVFEELKEAILELDEEKVQKVANDLVAQGIDPVEGIEKGLSQGMTIIGDKFNRGEVYLPELIRASNTFNAAMKILEPEILKRGEERTRRGTVILGTVKGDIHKIGKDILAMLMKTRGFEVYNLGEDVSMSTFLKQAAEHSADIIGMSSLLTTTMPGQKEVIELLKETGVRDRYIVMVGGGPVSAEWAKEIGADGYAETAEEAVSLADELMSGKR
- a CDS encoding monomethylamine:corrinoid methyltransferase, encoding MISLYEVIDRVMTGRYCSESEFDMEILVPRIRELVSKYKIKYDPDNPIPSDDGLADRVFQAGFELFRDVGVYCPDTERILRFSEEELCEALAQAPSAPVFGEGKDAKALVARKPESTARPWCFIGAGGAAVSNEELFASIVEAYAGFMPLADSITAPSIVSINGRTVRTGSPLEVLASIRAVVLGREALRRGGRPGLPIMNSIANAGTDTAKIAGTQFGLRPSDGWPVGHTAELKLEYQRFNEIAFLTTFGGHICAETAPILGGYCGGPEGTAVTNVAYHLSGIITMRASLHLTFPTHFNYGCTTTRDVTWAVSVSNQAISRNSHFPLLVISYAAAGPMTEMVYYEIASAITTTVVSGGSIEFGGVAKATHVDHFTPMEPRLASEVAHRVVGMTRKEANGIVKKLLERYEGNLASPPLGKKYAECWDVARRVPGKEYVDFDRKMRKELSNLGIPL
- a CDS encoding MmgE/PrpD family protein translates to MKRWVTRELASYAVERSFEDYPARVVEKAKLFVLDSIGCMFGGCQTGLGRAIMTPVKNMGGSEEATIVGGGLKVPTIQAAFVNGTTANALDYDDTLFGIGHPGASIIPAALAMGEWKKASGKEVINAILIGYDVADRIGKAIQPSYERLQKVWGVGTWQTFGAVVSAGKILGFDTERMLDAFGVAGATAPLPNTQKWGWDMEERPIHWVKEPTGWPAWTGATAAVLASHGFVGNRHILDGENGFWIMAGSDRCDFDGMTRGLGTEYEVDDIAIKPYSSCRWQHAALDCVRELKEQHGLKAEEVEEVTVHSFAWVKRQEIYGPAGMVDAQFSLPYTAAMVLMGQRPGPAWYTAENLESKEVLGVSRKVRVEIDPDIDRAYFEKDRIAARVTIVRRDGTGLEKYVEIPRGDPLNPLTMEEVEDKFRDQASYSLEEQEIESAIEKIQNLEDIKDISDLTACLGGH